A single genomic interval of Streptomyces sp. 1222.5 harbors:
- a CDS encoding acyl-CoA dehydrogenase family protein: MSDRDPQPVERQLPTEESRDLLALVREIAQREIAPKAAEEEDAGRFPRDVFTLLSESGLLGLPYDSEYGGGDQPYEVYLQVLEELASARLTVGLGVSVHTLACHALAGYGTKQQQVEHLPAMLGGGLLGAYCLSEPASGSDAASLRTKAVRDGDGWVIDGTKAWITHGGIADFYTVLARTGEDGPRGITAFLVPGDAPGLSGALPEKKMGMKGSPTAQVHLDGVRVPDGRRIGEEGQGFAIALAALDSGRLGIAACAIGLAQAALDEAVAYATERRQFGRPIADFQGLRFMIADMATQIEAGRALYLAAARLRDAGRPFAKQAAMAKLHCTDTAMKVTTDAVQILGGYGYTADFPAERYMREAKVLQIVEGTNQIQRMVIARHVAGPEAR; this comes from the coding sequence ATGTCCGACCGCGACCCGCAGCCGGTGGAGCGTCAACTGCCGACGGAAGAGTCGAGGGATCTGCTCGCACTCGTCCGGGAGATCGCCCAGCGCGAGATCGCGCCGAAGGCGGCCGAGGAGGAGGACGCGGGACGCTTCCCGCGCGACGTCTTCACCCTGCTCTCCGAGTCCGGCCTGCTCGGCCTGCCGTACGACTCGGAGTACGGCGGCGGCGACCAGCCCTACGAGGTGTACCTCCAGGTCCTGGAGGAGCTGGCCTCGGCCCGCCTCACCGTCGGTCTCGGCGTCAGCGTGCACACCCTCGCCTGTCACGCGCTCGCCGGCTACGGCACCAAGCAGCAGCAGGTCGAGCACCTGCCCGCCATGCTCGGCGGCGGCCTGCTCGGCGCGTACTGCCTCTCCGAGCCCGCTTCGGGCTCGGACGCGGCCTCCCTGCGCACGAAGGCCGTCCGGGACGGCGACGGATGGGTGATCGACGGCACGAAGGCCTGGATCACGCACGGCGGCATCGCCGACTTCTACACGGTGCTGGCGCGCACGGGCGAGGACGGCCCGCGCGGGATCACCGCCTTCCTCGTGCCCGGTGACGCACCGGGGCTGAGCGGCGCGCTCCCCGAGAAGAAGATGGGCATGAAGGGCTCACCGACCGCCCAGGTCCACCTCGACGGCGTCCGGGTCCCCGACGGCCGGCGCATCGGCGAGGAGGGCCAGGGCTTCGCCATCGCCCTGGCCGCCCTCGACTCCGGCCGGCTGGGCATCGCGGCCTGCGCCATCGGCCTCGCCCAGGCCGCGCTCGACGAGGCGGTCGCCTACGCCACCGAGCGCCGGCAGTTCGGCCGGCCCATCGCCGACTTCCAGGGCCTGCGCTTCATGATCGCCGACATGGCGACCCAGATCGAGGCCGGCCGCGCCCTCTACCTCGCCGCGGCCCGGCTGCGCGACGCGGGCAGGCCCTTCGCCAAGCAGGCCGCCATGGCCAAGCTGCACTGCACCGACACGGCGATGAAGGTCACCACGGACGCCGTGCAGATACTCGGCGGCTACGGCTACACCGCCGACTTCCCGGCCGAGCGCTACATGCGCGAGGCCAAGGTGCTGCAGATCGTCGAGGGCACCAACCAGATCCAGCGGATGGTCATCGCCCGTCACGTGGCGGGACCCGAGGCTCGCTGA